One region of Miscanthus floridulus cultivar M001 chromosome 19, ASM1932011v1, whole genome shotgun sequence genomic DNA includes:
- the LOC136529647 gene encoding uncharacterized protein produces MRIRRRPQPSSLQAAAGSDLAAASTAPQTPLNAAARNRGGWLLAAGGEDEDREAKLPHASSADLVLGQKSGVARRLALPLQDDNVVVDCGRSSMGGAQHGGADDNDGRMRFSAANGHGGSEHKDGGATCTGVVGARYEPAVAVKAEERVTSNGFVQQPAVASVAAAVVKQDEGKKQQATGNGTGGAKKRSGPAVLLEGSRCSRVNGRGWRCSQPTLVGYSLCEHHLGKGRMRSAAAAARGGGGAGAGVGRLGRTEHGARIAAAVGAGVVAAAAPPPKAEGPSLPGC; encoded by the exons ATGAGGATCAGGCGGAGGCCACAGCCGTCCTCCCTGCAGGCGGCGGCGGGCTCAGATCTGGCCGCCGCATCCACCGCGCCGCAGACCCCGCTGAATGCCGCCGCGAGGAACCGTGGTGGGTGGCTGTTGGCTGCAGGCGGCGAGGATGAGGATCGCGAGGCGAAGCTGCCGCATGCGAGTAGTGCGGATCTTGTTCTCGGGCAGAAATCTGGAGTGGCCAGGCGCCTCGCATTGCCCCTGCAG GACGACAATGTGGTGGTGGATTGCGGCAGGAGCAGCATGGGTGGTGCACAGCATGGAGGAGCTGATGATAATGATGGCCGCATGAG ATTCAGTGCGGCGaatggccatggcggctcggagcACAAGGACGGCGGGGCGACGTGCACCGGTGTCGTCGGCGCTAGGTACGAGCCGGCGGTGGCGGTGAAGGCGGAGGAACGGGTGACGAGCAATGGCTTCGTGCAGCAGCCTGCGGTGGCGTCCGTGGCCGCGGCGGTCGTCAAGCAGGACGAGGGGAAGAAGCAGCAGGCCACAGGCAACGGCACCGGCGGGGCCAAGAAGCGGAGCGGCCCGGCGGTGCTGCTGGAGGGGTCGCGGTGCAGCCGCGTGAACGGGCGTGGGTGGCGGTGCAGCCAGCCGACGCTGGTCGGCTACTCGCTCTGCGAGCATCACCTCGGCAAGGGACGCATGAGGagcgcggccgccgcggcgcggggcggcggcggcgccggtgcTGGCGTGGGCCGGCTCGGGCGCACCGAGCACGGGGCCAGGATCGCAGCGGCAGTGGGCGCGGGCGTTGTCGCTGCTGCAGCGCCGCCGCCCAAGGCCGAGGGGCCGAGCCTGCCGGGCTGCTAG